From a single Asticcacaulis sp. MM231 genomic region:
- a CDS encoding ammonium transporter: MLVAPAAGLALAQDAAPASAEAVTSAAASVEELVAAPEAAEAAPAPALLASQKELALDKADTTYLIFSTAMVLMMTLPGLALFYGGMVRRKNVIATVTQSVSVTAVVAVLWFVAGYSMSFGSVSADMFGIPAAELNKYFGGFDTLFLNNVTPTTAYMATAGVPEYTWIAYQMTFAIITPALITGAFAERVKFSGLILFMALWSILVYAPICHMVWGGGFLGTMGVKDFAGGAVVHVNAGIAGLVAAIFLGRRKGYGTEAMPANNPIFVLVGASLLFVGWIGFNAGSEWAGDAVASVALLNTLLATCAAGLTWKVVEWIFRGKPSLIGILSGLVAGLVAITPACGFVTPMSAMIIGAVAGPVCYISATWMKKILGYDDSLDAFGIHGAGGALGAILTGVFATTSINSLAEGATVMNQIIGLGVTIAWSAVGTFLILIICKFTTGLRVTADQEEAGLDSSLHDEVMDH; this comes from the coding sequence ATGCTGGTGGCACCCGCCGCCGGTCTCGCCCTGGCTCAGGACGCCGCTCCGGCGTCGGCTGAAGCTGTAACCTCGGCAGCCGCCTCTGTTGAAGAGTTGGTCGCTGCGCCCGAAGCCGCCGAGGCCGCGCCTGCCCCGGCCCTGTTGGCTTCACAGAAAGAACTGGCCCTTGATAAGGCCGATACAACCTACCTCATCTTCTCCACCGCCATGGTGCTGATGATGACCCTTCCAGGCTTGGCTCTCTTCTACGGCGGTATGGTGCGCCGCAAGAACGTTATTGCGACCGTGACCCAGTCGGTCAGCGTGACCGCTGTTGTCGCTGTTCTTTGGTTCGTAGCCGGTTACAGCATGTCTTTCGGCTCTGTTTCCGCAGATATGTTTGGCATCCCGGCTGCAGAGCTGAACAAATACTTCGGTGGTTTTGATACGCTGTTCCTGAACAATGTCACACCTACAACGGCCTATATGGCTACCGCAGGTGTGCCGGAATACACCTGGATTGCCTATCAAATGACTTTCGCCATCATCACGCCTGCTCTGATCACGGGCGCGTTTGCTGAGCGCGTAAAGTTCTCGGGTCTGATCCTCTTCATGGCGCTGTGGAGCATTCTCGTCTACGCTCCCATCTGTCACATGGTCTGGGGCGGCGGTTTCCTTGGCACTATGGGCGTCAAGGACTTCGCCGGTGGCGCGGTTGTTCACGTCAATGCCGGCATCGCCGGTCTTGTCGCCGCCATCTTCCTCGGCCGACGTAAAGGCTACGGTACAGAAGCGATGCCCGCCAACAACCCGATCTTCGTTCTGGTTGGCGCTTCATTGCTTTTCGTTGGCTGGATCGGCTTCAATGCGGGTTCAGAATGGGCGGGTGACGCTGTTGCTTCTGTGGCTCTCCTCAATACCCTTCTGGCGACCTGCGCGGCTGGCTTGACCTGGAAAGTCGTGGAGTGGATTTTCCGCGGCAAGCCTTCGCTGATCGGTATTCTTTCCGGTCTGGTTGCAGGTCTTGTTGCCATCACCCCCGCCTGCGGCTTCGTAACGCCTATGAGCGCCATGATCATCGGTGCGGTTGCCGGCCCAGTCTGTTACATCTCGGCCACCTGGATGAAGAAGATCCTGGGCTATGACGACTCGCTAGACGCTTTCGGAATCCATGGCGCCGGTGGTGCCCTGGGGGCCATCCTTACGGGTGTCTTCGCCACCACGAGCATCAATTCTCTGGCGGAAGGGGCCACCGTGATGAACCAGATCATTGGCCTCGGCGTGACTATCGCCTGGTCGGCTGTAGGTACATTCCTTATCCTGATTATCTGCAAGTTCACGACAGGTCTCCGCGTGACTGCCGATCAGGAAGAAGCTGGCCTTGACTCGTCGCTTCATGATGAAGTTATGGATCACTAA
- a CDS encoding TorF family putative porin — MKKMLLAATALIAATAFAGSASATTEFAGGTISYNVSATSDYVFRGFTQTDGDPAIQGGVDYSHGLFYVGGWASNVDFADYELDLYAGMKPTYKDFTFDLGAIYYNYNDEDLDSTELKAAVSHPLYKGTIGAAYFHNVDFDDTNYYEINASYPLTSKLSVSGALGEQESAGFKYTTGNIGLTYAITPVFAIDGRFSDTNIPEDSSEAAKSRFIVSVKAAF; from the coding sequence ATGAAAAAAATGCTCCTGGCCGCTACGGCCCTTATCGCAGCCACCGCTTTTGCTGGCTCGGCTTCCGCCACAACTGAATTCGCCGGCGGCACCATCAGCTACAACGTTTCCGCCACCAGCGATTACGTCTTCCGCGGCTTCACCCAAACCGACGGTGACCCGGCCATCCAGGGCGGCGTCGACTACAGCCACGGCCTGTTCTACGTGGGCGGCTGGGCTTCGAACGTCGACTTCGCCGATTACGAACTTGATCTCTATGCCGGCATGAAGCCAACCTACAAGGACTTCACGTTCGATCTGGGCGCTATCTACTACAACTACAATGACGAAGACCTTGATTCGACCGAACTGAAGGCTGCCGTCAGCCACCCGCTCTATAAGGGCACCATCGGCGCTGCTTACTTCCACAATGTCGATTTCGATGACACCAACTATTACGAAATCAACGCCTCATATCCTCTGACATCGAAGCTCAGCGTTTCGGGCGCACTGGGTGAGCAAGAGTCGGCTGGCTTCAAGTACACGACCGGCAACATTGGCCTGACCTATGCGATCACCCCCGTGTTCGCCATCGACGGTCGCTTCTCGGACACCAACATTCCCGAGGATTCGTCTGAAGCTGCCAAGTCGCGCTTCATCGTCAGCGTGAAGGCCGCTTTCTAA
- a CDS encoding helix-turn-helix domain-containing protein codes for MDTPAPLLPVNVSHRDCRAFADALGRVGDKWTIIVVGTLSGGPLRYKEIQHRIDGISQRMLTLTLKSLEADGLVTRTVFPTVPPRVDYELTSLGDSLRPALLSLFDWVMQNQAAIEAARAAYAIKS; via the coding sequence ATGGATACCCCAGCACCTTTGCTCCCCGTTAACGTGTCTCATCGCGATTGCCGCGCCTTTGCGGACGCACTGGGGCGGGTGGGCGATAAATGGACCATTATCGTGGTCGGCACCCTGTCAGGCGGCCCTCTGCGCTACAAGGAAATTCAGCATCGCATCGATGGCATTTCGCAACGTATGCTGACATTAACACTGAAATCGCTGGAAGCCGATGGGCTGGTGACACGTACCGTTTTTCCAACCGTCCCGCCGCGCGTCGACTATGAACTGACGTCACTCGGCGATAGTCTACGGCCAGCCCTGCTCTCATTGTTCGATTGGGTCATGCAAAACCAAGCCGCTATCGAAGCCGCACGCGCCGCATATGCGATAAAATCATGA
- a CDS encoding P-II family nitrogen regulator, whose protein sequence is MKKIEAVIKPFKLDEVKEALQEIGVQGMTVLEAKGYGRQKGHSELYRGAEYVVDFLPKIKIELVVADDLAPAALEAIQTAARTGKIGDGKIFVSDVLDVVRIRTGESGPQAV, encoded by the coding sequence ATGAAAAAGATAGAAGCCGTCATCAAGCCCTTTAAGCTCGACGAAGTGAAGGAAGCCCTTCAGGAAATCGGCGTACAAGGCATGACCGTCCTGGAGGCCAAGGGATATGGCCGCCAGAAAGGACATTCCGAACTCTACCGGGGTGCGGAATACGTTGTTGATTTTCTGCCGAAAATCAAAATTGAACTGGTTGTCGCCGATGACCTTGCACCGGCTGCCCTGGAAGCAATCCAGACGGCTGCCCGCACAGGCAAAATTGGCGATGGCAAGATTTTTGTGAGTGATGTCCTTGACGTCGTTCGCATCAGAACCGGGGAATCCGGACCGCAGGCGGTCTAA
- a CDS encoding FMN-dependent NADH-azoreductase, which translates to MKLLHIDSAITGDASVSRQLSAAVVERFKATAPELEVVYRDLNLNPVPHLSGEVLGAKMSGADHAEAAATIAALDEFLSADIVVIGAPMYNFAISSQLKTWIDALAVAGKTFRYTESGPEGLAGDHRVIIASSRGGVYSAPSPMAAIDHQETYLTAFFGFIGIKPEFVRAEGLLLGPDQKQAAIDGALAEAAAL; encoded by the coding sequence ATGAAACTTTTGCATATTGATTCCGCCATTACCGGTGATGCGTCGGTGTCGCGCCAGCTTTCCGCCGCCGTGGTCGAACGCTTTAAAGCGACCGCGCCCGAGCTTGAGGTGGTCTATCGCGATCTCAACTTGAACCCTGTGCCGCATCTTTCGGGTGAGGTGCTTGGCGCGAAAATGTCCGGCGCCGATCATGCTGAAGCGGCCGCTACGATCGCCGCGCTCGATGAATTTCTCAGCGCCGACATCGTGGTGATCGGCGCGCCGATGTATAATTTTGCCATCTCCAGCCAACTTAAGACCTGGATCGACGCTCTTGCGGTGGCCGGTAAAACCTTCCGCTACACGGAATCCGGCCCTGAAGGACTGGCAGGCGATCATCGTGTCATCATCGCGTCGTCGCGCGGTGGCGTGTACAGCGCGCCGTCCCCCATGGCAGCTATCGACCACCAGGAAACCTACCTGACCGCCTTTTTCGGCTTTATCGGCATCAAGCCGGAATTCGTGCGCGCCGAAGGCCTGCTGCTAGGTCCTGACCAGAAACAAGCAGCGATTGATGGCGCTCTGGCTGAAGCCGCTGCGCTTTAG
- a CDS encoding dicarboxylate/amino acid:cation symporter: MKSKFALFILFAMVAGVAAGWASNEYLSPENLKTATMIYGLLTKIFITLIKMIIAPLVLFTLIAGIGHMEDAASVGRVGLKSLGWFLVMSLVSLGIGIVMVEWLKPGVGMNLQVVGEAIKVPSTEGFTLEKFVEHLIPSSIIKAMADNEILQIVVFAVFVGTAISMLEKKSPRVMELAEEASAIMLKVTEVVMKFAPFAIFGALAKTVSEQGLPILVTYAKFMAGFYGAMGVLWALLIVLGFLFLGGRMLRVLGVIREPTLLAFSTASSEAAYPKLLAGLPTVGISRKIVSFVLPLGYSFNLDGSMIYCTFATLFIAQAYGVVFTTAQIIMMLFLLLITSKGIAGVPRASLVVIMATLAYFGLPAEWIALVLGVDHLLDMGRSATNVLGNSVASAVIAKWEGQLDVEEPAKV, translated from the coding sequence ATGAAGTCTAAGTTTGCGTTATTTATCCTTTTCGCCATGGTTGCGGGCGTCGCGGCGGGCTGGGCCAGTAACGAATATCTGAGCCCGGAAAACCTCAAGACCGCGACCATGATCTATGGTCTGCTGACCAAGATTTTCATCACCCTGATCAAGATGATCATTGCGCCTCTCGTGCTTTTCACCCTGATCGCCGGCATCGGCCACATGGAAGACGCCGCCTCGGTCGGCCGAGTCGGTCTGAAGTCCCTGGGCTGGTTTCTGGTGATGTCGCTTGTGTCCCTCGGCATCGGCATCGTGATGGTCGAATGGCTCAAGCCCGGCGTCGGCATGAATCTGCAGGTCGTGGGCGAAGCGATCAAGGTGCCGTCGACCGAAGGCTTCACGCTGGAGAAATTCGTTGAGCACCTGATCCCGTCGTCGATCATCAAGGCCATGGCCGATAACGAAATCCTGCAGATTGTGGTCTTCGCGGTCTTCGTCGGTACGGCTATCTCCATGCTGGAAAAGAAATCGCCGCGGGTGATGGAACTGGCGGAAGAGGCGTCGGCCATCATGCTCAAGGTCACCGAAGTGGTGATGAAATTTGCGCCCTTCGCTATTTTCGGCGCCCTGGCCAAGACGGTCAGCGAACAGGGGCTGCCTATTCTGGTTACCTACGCCAAGTTCATGGCGGGCTTTTATGGCGCTATGGGCGTTTTGTGGGCGCTTCTGATCGTGCTGGGCTTCCTGTTCCTCGGAGGCCGTATGCTGCGCGTGCTGGGCGTCATCCGCGAACCGACCCTGCTGGCTTTCTCGACCGCCAGTTCGGAAGCGGCTTACCCGAAGCTGCTGGCCGGACTGCCGACGGTAGGCATTTCGCGCAAGATCGTGTCGTTCGTGCTGCCGCTCGGCTATTCGTTCAATCTCGATGGCTCGATGATCTACTGCACCTTCGCCACTTTGTTTATTGCGCAGGCCTACGGCGTGGTCTTCACCACCGCGCAGATCATCATGATGCTGTTCCTGCTCTTGATCACATCGAAAGGCATCGCCGGTGTACCGCGCGCCTCGCTGGTCGTTATCATGGCGACCCTGGCCTATTTCGGCCTGCCGGCGGAATGGATCGCCCTTGTACTGGGTGTCGATCACCTGCTCGACATGGGACGCTCGGCCACCAACGTGCTGGGCAACAGCGTCGCCTCGGCCGTCATCGCCAAGTGGGAAGGCCAGCTTGACGTGGAAGAGCCGGCAAAGGTCTAG
- a CDS encoding TorF family putative porin, which yields MKKTLLVAAVAISALFAGGAASAQEAGKLSYNLAVTSNYVWRGVTQTDDNAALQGGIDYKKGTFYAGVWGSNVDFAYGDDKASTEVDLYMGLTPSVGDFNFDFGAIAYTYPGSGGDTIGELKAAVSHSLGKGAIGAAMYLDTETLEDPYYEVNASYPISDKWSVSGALGQYEAYGYTTKNIGVTYAINSTLGLDLRWADASKQPSTFAATLKASF from the coding sequence ATGAAAAAGACTCTTCTTGTCGCCGCTGTCGCCATCAGCGCACTTTTCGCCGGCGGAGCTGCATCGGCTCAGGAAGCCGGCAAGCTCAGCTATAATCTGGCTGTCACGAGCAACTACGTTTGGCGCGGCGTCACTCAAACCGACGACAACGCAGCCTTGCAAGGCGGCATTGATTACAAGAAGGGCACCTTCTATGCAGGCGTCTGGGGTTCGAACGTTGATTTTGCCTATGGCGATGACAAGGCTTCGACCGAAGTTGACCTGTACATGGGCCTGACCCCTTCGGTCGGTGATTTCAATTTCGATTTCGGCGCGATCGCCTATACCTACCCGGGTTCGGGCGGTGACACGATCGGCGAACTGAAGGCTGCTGTCAGCCACTCGCTGGGCAAGGGCGCCATTGGCGCTGCTATGTATCTCGATACCGAAACCCTCGAAGACCCTTATTATGAAGTCAACGCTTCGTACCCGATCTCCGACAAGTGGTCAGTTTCGGGCGCCTTGGGCCAATACGAAGCCTACGGCTACACCACCAAGAACATCGGTGTTACCTACGCCATCAACAGCACGCTGGGTCTTGACCTGCGTTGGGCCGATGCGTCGAAGCAGCCTTCGACCTTCGCCGCCACGCTCAAGGCCTCTTTCTAA